A single window of Streptomyces griseoviridis DNA harbors:
- a CDS encoding caspase family protein → MRRSALSPSSPTNSPPPHRPWLPRASETRAVLIGASTFTHPDISPLPAVDNNVADLRNAFTHPESGLLAGLPREHVKVLGLDGAPVSTGGIGNALAQARGAKDLLVVYYAGHGMLDDDGMLHLAVTDTDPDQVGFTAVPINTIKRQLALSRARARVLLLDCCFSGLAVSVMSTRRGLVFGQLPASGTYTLTSTAADQPSRAEPGAPHSVFTAALLRALSAPEPLTMDGIYEYVRAELHDLVLPPPQRQSTGDTALVGLARGPVPLPTEHSAPSAPRRSQLRPLRKALLVTAVGAAATAAVLPLLLNQQSKSPDPASKGPAASAPASASPTSAEKTDAVRASASATLTPEPEQLKIPTLQTRRTADHTVTIRLTGLVGNTALNGTCDSWGGGGEVGGSVSLTCDSAHGTSTNGLADFFVDTPNKTCKASGVAVGDSTVIAASSRDWTKILVMDVGRRKPGSTSDYATFQVTRGHGRPPEGTRTCA, encoded by the coding sequence GTGAGGCGGAGCGCCTTGTCCCCCTCCAGCCCCACGAATAGCCCGCCACCGCACCGGCCCTGGCTGCCCCGAGCCTCCGAGACGCGGGCCGTACTCATCGGCGCGAGCACCTTCACGCACCCGGACATCTCTCCGCTGCCGGCCGTCGACAACAACGTGGCGGATCTGCGTAACGCCTTCACCCACCCCGAAAGCGGCCTCCTCGCCGGCCTGCCCCGCGAGCACGTCAAGGTGCTGGGCCTCGACGGCGCACCGGTCAGCACGGGCGGTATCGGGAACGCACTCGCCCAGGCCCGCGGTGCCAAGGACCTGTTGGTCGTCTACTACGCCGGGCACGGGATGCTCGATGACGACGGCATGCTGCATCTCGCGGTGACGGACACCGATCCGGATCAGGTCGGCTTCACCGCCGTTCCGATCAACACGATCAAGCGTCAACTCGCCCTGTCCCGGGCGCGGGCCCGCGTGCTGCTGCTGGACTGCTGCTTCTCCGGCCTCGCCGTCTCGGTCATGTCCACGCGCCGCGGCCTCGTATTCGGCCAGCTCCCCGCCAGCGGTACCTACACTCTGACCTCCACCGCGGCCGACCAGCCGTCCCGCGCCGAACCGGGCGCACCGCACAGCGTCTTCACCGCCGCGCTGCTCCGCGCGCTCAGCGCTCCGGAACCACTGACCATGGACGGGATCTACGAATACGTACGGGCTGAACTGCACGATCTCGTGCTGCCACCACCGCAGCGCCAGTCCACCGGGGACACCGCGCTCGTCGGACTGGCCCGGGGGCCGGTACCCCTGCCCACGGAACACTCCGCCCCGTCCGCCCCCAGGAGGTCACAGCTTCGGCCTCTGCGGAAGGCCCTCCTCGTGACGGCGGTGGGCGCGGCCGCCACCGCCGCGGTCCTCCCGCTGCTGCTCAACCAGCAGTCGAAATCCCCAGATCCGGCTTCCAAAGGCCCCGCGGCGTCGGCACCCGCCTCGGCGTCCCCAACCTCCGCGGAAAAGACGGATGCCGTCAGGGCATCGGCGTCCGCCACGCTCACCCCCGAGCCCGAGCAGTTGAAGATCCCGACGTTGCAGACGCGCCGGACCGCTGATCACACCGTCACCATCCGGCTGACCGGCCTCGTCGGCAACACCGCGCTGAACGGCACCTGCGACAGTTGGGGCGGCGGTGGCGAAGTGGGCGGCAGTGTTTCTCTGACCTGTGACAGCGCCCATGGAACAAGCACCAACGGACTGGCCGACTTCTTCGTCGACACCCCGAACAAGACCTGCAAAGCCAGTGGCGTAGCCGTCGGTGACTCCACCGTCATCGCCGCTTCCTCCCGCGACTGGACCAAAATTCTGGTCATGGACGTGGGCCGGAGGAAGCCGGGCAGTACCTCCGACTACGCGACGTTCCAAGTGACGCGTGGCCACGGCCGACCCCCCGAAGGGACCAGAACCTGCGCCTGA
- a CDS encoding effector-associated constant component EACC1, translating to MGGDAVGSVSAQVPPRSVQPTKSRQNAPDDPWRLGPAGRLAAWKLSTKSQQPWWSYPRTVPPVTNSSVLCAHGSATTTRSADRRNCADAPSPKVTWGGGLDVLVVALGSGGAATLLVQSVSTWLNQRRSDVTVTIRATDGREVSISVTRASDPLAVMREAERLVPLQPHE from the coding sequence GTGGGCGGTGACGCTGTGGGAAGCGTGAGTGCCCAAGTCCCACCGAGATCCGTCCAGCCTACCAAGAGCCGGCAGAACGCTCCTGACGATCCGTGGCGGCTCGGTCCGGCTGGCAGACTGGCCGCATGGAAACTGTCGACGAAGAGTCAGCAACCATGGTGGAGTTATCCGCGCACGGTCCCTCCGGTGACCAACTCCTCCGTACTCTGCGCGCATGGCTCGGCCACAACGACGCGTTCCGCGGACAGACGGAACTGCGCCGACGCCCCATCGCCGAAGGTGACATGGGGGGGCGGGCTCGACGTACTCGTCGTCGCACTGGGATCGGGCGGTGCCGCCACCCTCCTCGTCCAATCGGTGTCCACCTGGCTGAACCAGCGCCGCTCGGACGTCACGGTCACCATCCGGGCGACGGACGGCCGCGAGGTCAGCATCAGCGTGACAAGGGCCAGTGACCCGCTGGCCGTGATGCGTGAGGCGGAGCGCCTTGTCCCCCTCCAGCCCCACGAATAG
- a CDS encoding 3-oxoacyl-[acyl-carrier-protein] synthase III C-terminal domain-containing protein — MGIGIGAVHCLAPEKRVRIADLPACAGLEAEALASLQACGVRTVAIHPDTDACELAIRACRELLADHPHEPDFLIHIESRASERLAGSDACRVQAGAGLTSAVPFTVGGLACVGPSAAWALAHDLLLADPARRSILLAFGTRPAEDKRIRYPASVLGDGAFAMTIVREGRPALKASRMSADGSFNDRVHVDYVKAPWHEWGAERAVRERLGFDLAMESRTRLAQLVDETLTDAGLTRDDVAAAVLQNLPADASPFFEQALGLPIHPICAEQLAERGNLGPMGAVLSLDRLLTTAGLRSGDHVLILSRSRGAAWAVTLWEA, encoded by the coding sequence ATGGGCATCGGGATCGGCGCTGTTCACTGTCTTGCGCCAGAGAAGCGAGTGCGGATCGCGGACCTGCCGGCGTGCGCCGGGCTCGAAGCGGAGGCGCTCGCCTCCCTCCAGGCCTGCGGGGTCCGGACGGTGGCGATACACCCGGACACCGACGCCTGCGAACTGGCCATCCGTGCCTGCCGGGAGCTCCTGGCCGACCATCCGCATGAGCCGGACTTCCTGATCCACATCGAATCCCGTGCCTCCGAGCGGCTCGCGGGCTCGGACGCCTGCCGGGTCCAGGCCGGGGCAGGGCTGACATCAGCCGTCCCGTTCACCGTGGGCGGTCTGGCCTGTGTGGGACCGTCCGCGGCGTGGGCACTGGCCCATGATCTGCTGCTGGCGGACCCGGCGCGACGCAGCATCCTGCTGGCCTTCGGCACCAGGCCCGCCGAGGACAAGCGCATCCGCTACCCCGCCTCCGTCCTGGGGGACGGCGCCTTCGCGATGACGATCGTGCGCGAGGGCCGGCCGGCCCTCAAAGCCTCGCGGATGAGCGCGGACGGCAGCTTCAACGACCGGGTCCACGTCGACTACGTGAAGGCGCCCTGGCACGAATGGGGCGCGGAGCGCGCAGTCCGGGAGCGCCTTGGTTTCGACCTGGCGATGGAAAGCCGCACCCGGCTCGCCCAGCTCGTCGACGAGACGCTCACAGATGCGGGCCTCACCAGGGATGACGTCGCCGCGGCGGTGCTGCAGAACCTCCCCGCAGACGCGTCCCCGTTCTTCGAACAGGCCCTCGGCCTGCCCATCCACCCGATCTGTGCGGAGCAACTCGCCGAACGGGGGAATCTCGGCCCGATGGGCGCCGTCCTCAGCCTCGACCGCCTCCTGACCACAGCCGGCCTGCGCAGCGGCGATCACGTCCTGATCCTGAGCAGAAGCCGCGGCGCCGCGTGGGCGGTGACGCTGTGGGAAGCGTGA
- a CDS encoding nuclear transport factor 2 family protein, whose product MTTPQELKDLFRHGLDLLSEGRIEEWIDGFTEDGVLEFPYPAWGLPTRMQGREALLTQMTMFRDQLKVEFSEPEFYAATADGLVVAGFTADCVLVATGGEYHQTYLSVVRYEQGMIAHFRDFWNPWSVMEAAGGELAWKQLLPTMSPR is encoded by the coding sequence ATGACCACGCCCCAGGAGCTGAAGGACCTGTTCAGGCACGGCCTCGATCTGCTGTCGGAGGGCAGGATCGAGGAGTGGATCGACGGCTTCACCGAGGACGGCGTCCTCGAATTCCCCTATCCGGCCTGGGGGTTGCCCACCCGGATGCAGGGCCGCGAGGCCCTGCTCACCCAGATGACGATGTTCCGGGACCAGTTGAAGGTCGAGTTCTCCGAGCCCGAGTTCTACGCGGCCACCGCGGACGGCCTGGTCGTCGCGGGCTTCACCGCCGACTGCGTGCTGGTCGCCACGGGGGGTGAGTACCACCAGACGTACCTGTCGGTGGTCCGCTACGAGCAGGGCATGATCGCGCACTTCCGCGACTTCTGGAACCCCTGGTCGGTGATGGAGGCGGCCGGCGGCGAACTGGCCTGGAAGCAGCTGCTCCCGACCATGTCCCCACGCTGA
- a CDS encoding SDR family oxidoreductase — translation MSLPKPSSPTPPAGRAVVITGASSGLGEACALQLSRVGFHVFAGVRRAEDGERLRTAATGQLTPVLLDVTDEKAVRAAVDEVTESVGAAGLRGLVNNAGIAVTAPLECMPGDLVRRQLDTNVTSQLLVIQGFLPLLRTGAGRIVNVTSGLGNVALPYLGAYAAAQFAKEALSDALRRELAPQNVPVTVVQPGAVLTPLWSKMSEAGDRALESAPEQVRELYRHTFPRFMATNETAALTSRTTPDDVARVIFRALVTERPRTRYAVGRDARGSRVLRRLLPDRAIDRLLGGIVTRTP, via the coding sequence GTGTCGCTGCCGAAGCCGTCGAGTCCGACGCCGCCCGCGGGCCGGGCCGTCGTCATCACCGGGGCCTCCTCGGGGCTGGGGGAAGCCTGCGCGCTCCAGCTGTCACGGGTCGGCTTCCACGTCTTCGCCGGGGTCCGCCGCGCCGAGGACGGCGAACGGCTGCGCACGGCCGCCACCGGACAGCTGACCCCGGTCCTCCTCGACGTCACGGACGAGAAGGCGGTACGGGCCGCCGTCGACGAGGTCACCGAGTCGGTCGGCGCGGCCGGACTGCGGGGACTGGTCAACAACGCGGGCATCGCCGTCACCGCCCCGCTGGAGTGCATGCCGGGCGACCTCGTGCGCCGCCAGCTCGACACCAACGTCACGAGCCAACTCCTGGTGATCCAGGGCTTCCTGCCCCTGCTGCGGACCGGCGCGGGGCGGATCGTGAACGTGACCTCGGGCCTCGGCAACGTCGCCCTCCCCTACCTCGGCGCCTACGCCGCCGCCCAGTTCGCCAAGGAGGCGCTCAGCGACGCGCTGCGCCGTGAACTCGCGCCGCAGAACGTGCCCGTGACGGTCGTTCAGCCGGGCGCCGTGCTGACTCCGCTGTGGAGCAAGATGTCCGAGGCCGGCGACCGCGCCCTGGAGAGCGCCCCCGAGCAGGTGCGGGAGCTGTACCGGCACACGTTCCCCCGGTTCATGGCCACGAACGAGACCGCGGCGCTGACCAGCCGCACCACCCCCGACGACGTCGCCCGGGTGATCTTCCGAGCCCTGGTGACCGAGCGGCCCAGGACGCGGTACGCGGTCGGCCGCGACGCGAGAGGCAGCCGCGTACTGCGGAGGCTGCTGCCCGACCGTGCGATCGACCGGCTCCTGGGCGGCATCGTCACCCGGACCCCCTGA
- a CDS encoding EF-hand domain-containing protein — MTAAAQDVITTKLERTFDTMDANHDGYLDWSDYQKLADRYIQAYKLDKNDRRARALVNFCQMYWLELLRHSGVDGDRLTKDQFVTANRLAVIDSSRLNVTEGGGHAIFDVIDVNGDNEISKDEFARFLRDVWKSDAPDAMDMFAKLDTDGDGAISRQEFIRVVREHFLSNDPDAPGSLFFGHV; from the coding sequence ATGACCGCTGCGGCGCAGGACGTCATCACCACGAAGCTCGAACGTACGTTCGACACGATGGACGCGAACCACGACGGCTACCTGGACTGGTCCGACTACCAGAAGCTCGCCGACCGCTACATCCAGGCGTACAAGCTCGACAAGAACGACCGCAGGGCCCGCGCGCTCGTCAACTTCTGCCAGATGTACTGGCTGGAGCTGCTGCGTCACTCGGGTGTGGACGGCGACCGGCTCACCAAGGACCAGTTCGTCACCGCCAACCGCCTCGCCGTCATCGACAGCAGCCGCCTCAACGTGACCGAGGGCGGCGGGCACGCGATCTTCGACGTCATCGACGTCAACGGCGACAACGAGATCAGCAAGGACGAGTTCGCCCGCTTCCTGCGGGACGTGTGGAAGTCCGACGCGCCCGACGCGATGGACATGTTCGCCAAGCTGGACACCGACGGGGACGGCGCGATCTCGCGCCAGGAGTTCATCCGCGTGGTGCGCGAGCACTTCCTCTCGAACGACCCGGACGCCCCGGGCAGCCTGTTCTTCGGGCACGTCTGA
- a CDS encoding methyltransferase domain-containing protein, with product MLTQHPHTSGEVGTFYNRHTDIYDRALGGNIHVGYWDDEADDSPMRAATDRLTDLVAERVAPAAGQHLIDVGCGHGSTAARIVAHHAVRITGVSVSDYQVGLANSRPLPADLPGQATFQLADAMELPFPDGSFDGAYAIESLMHMKDKRAALGHLARVLRPGGRLVIAEHHLEGELDAEEAARMADSYAFFKIELTTDRYGALLSEAGLKIVDHTDITDNVRRSYGPMVEGWRNAARADSDAGTAREWQTAADLGQWFFDAPQLRYGLFTAVRP from the coding sequence ATGCTGACGCAACACCCCCACACGTCCGGTGAAGTGGGGACGTTCTACAACCGGCACACGGACATCTACGACCGTGCGCTCGGCGGCAACATCCACGTCGGCTACTGGGACGACGAGGCCGACGACAGCCCCATGCGGGCCGCGACCGACCGGCTGACCGACCTCGTCGCCGAACGCGTCGCCCCGGCCGCGGGGCAGCATCTGATCGACGTCGGCTGCGGGCACGGCAGCACCGCGGCGCGCATCGTCGCCCACCACGCCGTGCGGATCACCGGCGTCAGCGTCAGCGACTACCAGGTCGGCCTGGCCAACAGCCGCCCGCTCCCGGCCGACCTCCCCGGGCAGGCCACCTTCCAGCTCGCCGATGCGATGGAACTCCCCTTCCCCGACGGGTCGTTCGACGGCGCGTACGCCATCGAGTCGCTGATGCACATGAAGGACAAGCGGGCGGCCCTCGGCCACCTCGCGCGGGTCCTGCGGCCGGGCGGACGGCTCGTCATCGCCGAGCACCACCTCGAGGGCGAACTCGACGCCGAGGAGGCCGCCCGGATGGCCGACTCCTACGCCTTCTTCAAGATCGAGCTGACCACCGACCGGTACGGGGCGCTGCTGAGCGAGGCCGGGCTGAAGATCGTCGACCACACGGACATCACCGACAACGTCCGCCGCTCCTACGGCCCCATGGTCGAGGGCTGGCGGAACGCCGCACGCGCCGACTCCGACGCCGGGACCGCACGCGAATGGCAGACCGCGGCCGACCTCGGCCAGTGGTTCTTCGACGCCCCGCAACTCCGCTACGGACTCTTCACCGCCGTCCGCCCCTGA
- a CDS encoding cytochrome P450 family protein: protein MSAPPSDHRCPYRLDGSAADLHGEAAALRARGPAARVELPGGVRAWSVTDPGLVRRLLAHPRVSKDAHRHWPAFLDGDLPADWPLRVWVDIRTVQTAYGDDHHRLRRPLVPAFAARRVRGLAPWIEETTGTLLDGLAAAAATAPDGVVDLRAGFATRLPWLTVCALVGLPRELHDGFQAVTDTVFTTDLTAEQAAAVTAGAGKLLADLLARKTEHPADDVACTLIDAHRAGLLSERELADSVWMMIGAGYGTTANLLDHAVVNLLTHTGQLDLVLSGRAGWDQVVEETLRHQAPVANFMMRFPTEDLHDEPTGLTFARGDALVINYAAAGRDPGVHGPDADVFDITRATAREHLAFSPGPNHCLGAELARLEGRIALSALFARFPHLELAVEADQLTPLPSLIFNGHREIPVRLEGNPHR, encoded by the coding sequence ATGTCCGCCCCGCCTTCCGACCACCGCTGCCCCTACCGCCTGGACGGCAGCGCCGCCGATCTGCACGGTGAAGCCGCGGCACTGCGGGCGCGGGGGCCCGCCGCCCGCGTCGAACTGCCCGGTGGGGTGCGGGCGTGGTCGGTGACCGACCCGGGCCTCGTCCGGCGGCTGCTGGCCCACCCCCGGGTCTCCAAGGACGCCCACCGGCACTGGCCCGCCTTCCTCGACGGCGACCTCCCCGCCGACTGGCCGCTGCGGGTGTGGGTCGACATCCGCACCGTCCAGACCGCCTACGGGGACGACCACCACCGGCTGCGCCGCCCGCTGGTCCCCGCCTTCGCCGCCCGCCGGGTACGCGGACTGGCGCCGTGGATCGAGGAGACCACCGGCACGCTGCTCGACGGCCTCGCGGCGGCGGCGGCCACCGCCCCCGACGGGGTCGTCGACCTGCGCGCGGGCTTCGCCACCCGGCTGCCGTGGCTGACGGTCTGCGCGCTGGTCGGCCTCCCGCGGGAGTTGCACGACGGCTTCCAGGCGGTCACCGACACGGTGTTCACCACCGATCTCACCGCCGAACAGGCCGCCGCCGTCACGGCCGGCGCCGGCAAACTCCTCGCGGACCTGCTCGCCCGCAAGACCGAGCACCCCGCCGACGACGTCGCCTGCACCCTGATCGACGCCCACCGCGCGGGCCTGCTCAGCGAACGCGAACTCGCCGACAGCGTCTGGATGATGATCGGCGCCGGATACGGCACCACGGCGAACCTCCTCGACCACGCCGTCGTCAACCTGCTCACCCACACCGGCCAGTTGGACCTGGTGCTGTCGGGGCGGGCGGGCTGGGACCAGGTCGTGGAGGAGACGCTGCGCCACCAGGCGCCGGTGGCCAACTTCATGATGCGGTTCCCCACCGAGGACCTGCACGACGAGCCGACCGGGCTGACGTTCGCCCGCGGCGACGCCCTCGTCATCAACTACGCGGCGGCCGGGCGCGATCCCGGGGTGCACGGACCGGACGCCGACGTCTTCGACATCACCCGCGCCACCGCCCGCGAGCACCTGGCGTTCAGCCCAGGACCCAACCACTGCCTGGGCGCCGAACTCGCCCGCCTCGAAGGGCGCATCGCGCTGTCCGCGCTGTTCGCCCGCTTCCCGCACCTCGAACTCGCCGTCGAAGCAGACCAGTTGACACCGCTGCCCTCCCTCATCTTCAACGGGCACCGGGAGATCCCCGTACGGCTCGAAGGAAACCCCCACAGGTGA